CAGCATAAACAAGgccaaaaaagataaaacaaaacaaaaaaaggtcaCAGTCCTTTGCAGCAGGGCCTCCCACCGGAGATGATGCCATGTGACTGTTTCTTTGTCCATTTCTCCCGTCCTCTCTCCTCTCTGGCGTGGAAAAAACTGAGATTCTGGAAGTATTCACCATAGGGTTTTGTGCTGCACAAAGAAAGGTCGGGATCTTGTGACTTGATAGGTAGTTGTATATGTACACACCGCAGAGTGATAAGCTATTAGCAGTACTTGCTTCCAGTGTATTTTCTTGGATTTTACAAGGGCAGATTAGACCATTGAAACTGTCTCTCCTCCACTCAAGATCCATGGGTGCCCTGCATTCCACATAGCAAGAAACAGAGTGAGCCTCATGATTTAGGAGCATCGAAAGAGTGATTCAAAGCCAGAGAAGAGATAGGATTTATGTTTGGTTGATGAGAGAtttgttgaaaaagaaaagcctTTTCAGCATTTTAACTGGTAAACTCTGTGATCGGAAGAAAACCCAtcttaaattatcaaaaacagAGGATTGTGCTATAACGGTTCAAAAACCTGTTTGGTTAACAAGAAAattgtgaaaataaagaaagccCATCTTGGAAACCTAACTCATGAACTCATTAATCAAAAGAAACCCCACTTCGAATCCTCAAGAAGATCACCAAAAGTcgaaaaaagttttaaaacccTGTTTGGTTAACAAGAAAattgtgaaaataaagaaaattcatttcAGTATTCTATCTCATGAACTCAGTAATCAAGAGAAACCCACTTCGAGTCCTCAAAAAGATCACCAAAAGTCTCAAGACTTAacccaaaaatctcaaaaaaatcgAAGGAACTTACTCAGAGCTTGCTCAGCTGAAAATCTCCTAGAAACGTCTCTACAGATCATCTTCCTCAACAGATCCTTAGCTTCCGGGGAAACATTTCTAAAAACCTTAGGCGGAAATCTCAAATTCCCTCTAACAACAGCCTCAAAAATCTCCTCAACAGTCTCCCCATAAAACGGAGGAAATCCAGCCAACATAGCATACAAAACCACCCCAGCACTCCACACATCAACCTTCTCATTATAATCCCTCCCCATCACCACCTCCGGCGCTACATAATACGGTGTACCCACCAGCCCACTCACCGTCCCATCCTCCGCTACCCAAACAGCCGACCCAAAATCGGCCAACTTCACCCGGTCCATCTCATCAAACAATATGTTATCCGGCTTTATATCTCTGTGCACGATACTAAACCTATGGCAATGCGCTATTGCTGCCAACAACTGCTTCATTACAGACGCAGATATGGCTTCGCTGAATCCCCCATTACTCTTTATCAAACGATCATAAAGAGTATTCTGCTCGcaaagctctaataccatgtcaagAGAGTCTTCATTGTCGTAGACATCGAAGATTTCGACAATGTTTGGATGAGGAGACAGGAGGGACATGATCTTTGCTTCGTTTTGAAGACACTCTCGGTCCGTTGGATCCGTAAGGAGATTCTTGTCTACAGATTTACAAGCAAAGAAATCGTTCTTGATGGGTGAAAAACAACGAGAGATTGTGCCAAATCTACCGCGGCCGATCTCTTCACAAATTTGATAGTTGTTCTTTAGGGTCTCACACATTTTCTTGAAGGTTCTTTGGAGTTTGGTTTTATTACACTAATTTTTGGTTACTCCGTTCTTACTTTATAGAGGAAGAGACAGAGAGGTGAGGGAATTTGTCTTGggaatattcttaaattaaaatagaatcgATGAACTGTAATTCAACTAGTGGGTCCGGTTATAGTTATTAGGGTCTCTGTGAGTGTTTGAGaagttgtattttaaaatattttgtatttaaaaaaattatttttttattttaaaaaagttatttttaatattaagacattataaaattttgaaaatattaaaaaaattaatttaaaaaataattaattaataaaattaatttttaaaaaaatacttttaaaacacaaaataaataattttctagaatttcatattaaaatgaatCAATCATTTTAACATGTCAAAATATTTCCCATCAAATTCCAATCaaaatagttttgattttttaaattaaaataatattaatttaatttaaaaaataaaactcttcaaaaaccattttaaattaacataaattaatacgAGTTAGCTCCCTAACTCATATTTCCGAGTATTAAACATagtttagatttaataaatttgaaatgaattaattttattgatgtgttaattattttttatagtaaaaaattagaaagaaatttgaaatcaactgattttattaataaattaattattttttataataaaaaaacaagaaagaaggcTTTAAAATTTGACATGTATTTGTATCAATTTTCACACATTATactacaatttttattatacaaCCTACACATGAATTGTagcatttttaaaatgcatagtgttttcttgattttttcaagaaaaaaaatataattttacacaaCAGTCCGTTATAATCTAACACTaatatttaaatacttttttagaaaataataaaaaatatattatttttgatctTGGATTTAGTAATTTTAGGTTGTTTTGTGTGGTAAAGATTGTTAAGAGAGAATTTCTCAaggattttattgttatatccaaacttatgattttatgagtttgatatattatttctttaaaattctagtaatttaattttaaaaaaataattattgattacGAATATTTTATCTTGCAAAGGAtagcttttaaaaaagagaaaaaaacagtgATGCAAATACGAATTTTAGCCTTTTGCAAATaagaaatttgaataaaattagcCTTTTGCAAATAAGAAATTTGAATAAACTTTTGGTGCATGGCAAACAGGCGTGTCGTCTACTCTCCAACTACCTGTTGGATATACGCAGAAGCCACATATTTTGAGCGTATAGAAACgcacttttatatatttttaaaaaatatatattaaaaatatattttttatatatatatatattctgaattgttttgattctttttatattaaaaataatttttttaaaataaaaaaatattattctaatataaaatatattttaaaaaataatcaaaaccatATTCTCAAAACTCATAAGGAATGCAATGCCAGTAGCCATGtgtgttgaatattttttaaaagtattttttaattaaaaatatattaaaataattttatattttttatattttatattaaaatttatttgtaaagcattttaaaaaatagatttaaccgtattaataaacaaaaaataaatataataaatgacGAACATGGTTTCCCTGTTAGAAAATTGATGGGGTTTGTCGTTTGTGTTTTGGAAAGTaggggaattaaaaaaaaatttcttacaaGGAGAAAAACAAATGGATTATGAAGTTTCCTTTGtctatttcttgatttttatttatacataaatttatttgttttctgaaaaaaatatctCTGCATTGCCATTATTGCTTACCTAACTCCAAATCAAAATGTACGATGACATTATAATATCTCACATTTGGGTTTTTCTAGCATGTATCATGAGAAAGTACATATTaaccgataaaaaaatattttatttttataattattatttttctagttcatgatttaattttgctggacataaaatttaaaatattttagttatattAACTTTCGATATTAAACTTAACTCAAACTAGCAAATCAACATGAGACTTATTTGAGCTGGGCTCAAAAGAGTAAGATGAAACTTATCGGTTCGGtttagtttttatcaaaaaaatattaaccaaactgaatttttttaaaaaaaagttgaattgaAATTAGTTCAAATCGACTGGTTTAGTTCGGTtcaatttgtcttttaaaaaaaatcagttcaaaccaattttactcaattttttcagtttgaactcaactttttttgggtttttttggtttggattcagtttgattttttcgattttaaatttataaaattaaaattgaatcgaactagtttgtttttttaaaattttatttggtttaattagttttttttatgattcagttttttttctagtttttcaatttttttacttatctCTAGCTAACATCGTCAAACCTGGATAATCTGCTAGATCAATCTATAATGCAATCGTCTTAATCAAAACtcgatttaaattttattttattttttataaataatattattttaatttttttaaaaaaataatcttaaaataacatcataataTATCAACCTAACTCAAGTTAGATTAACTTGGCTAACTCTTAGCCCTGAGATTAAACCAAACCTTGTTCCAGATTTAATAAATCTATGGGATGTATTACGAGTAAAGAATCCATGGTATTCAACGGTGCTAGttaatttgtttgaaatatgtaagcataattaaataaaaggaaattacGTAActttattattctataatttagttgttttgtatttaccttttatattttaaaaattataatttatattttttataaatgtaaaataaactaGATTATAAGATGATGTAGGATGTAAAATATTATGCacgataaaatttaaaatataaaatatagttacagaaacacaaaaaataaaggtGTTAATTTACTGTAATTAGCCAGCATGAGGAATGCATTTAAATTAGATCTAGAAcatgttgttttgatatttaaattgtttttttagttatttttaatttttaatttttttttcttttgattttgtcggtttttattttatataaacaattaatgtgttattttcttatcagattaaatttcatattttatgaaaaaatatcatagcTTTTTTTACCATTTAAAACTACAATCTTAATCTCAAAATCCTAATTTttatctaacaaataaaatatttaaaagtacggataataattaatttttgaaatgtttttaatttaaaaatacattaaaataatatatttttttatttttaaaaatttatttttcatattaacttatcaaaataatttaaaaacatcttttCAATCTACTAATTCAGCATTAAATTCAAGCTGATTGCATATAACACAATGCTGCCTGCAGACAGCAAAACGAGCAGCAGTTTTCTCTCCattgatcctgaaacaaaaacaaaaggccaATTATTCACAGCACTCCCACCAACTCATAATAATGAAGAATTATGAGCGAAATACTTTCAGCTGAACTCCACCACCTGTgggattattatatatatcgTATCGTATGTAGCTTTAAGAAGAAAACTTATATATTCATCCTTCTCCACATAACCAATAATAACTTGAAATTGAATGATTGATGAAGAATAAGGTAGAACATAGTGGAATCATTTCTTATAAGCTAAATATTTAACctaaataatcatctcaacttaatagtttaaattgttaggtaaattcttaagatataatttattattctctaacacactctCATGAAATCTCTTTGGGCTTAAAACTTGAACAGACTCATGTTATCTtgtacttgatttttatcaaataaataggatggtgaaattcgaactcgtgaccacttaaTTATTaagactctgatatcatgtcaacaaaatcatatcaactcaataatttaaattgttagataaaattttaaaatataatttatattattctctaactcTTACTTGTTCAAAAATCATCTAAGAATATCAAGAAcaacttgcaaaaaaaattctaattgtgGTAGAAAATGtgcattattatataatatcttATGTAGAAAGTGTTGCCGATATGTTTCtgttgcaaaataaaaaaaaaaacctcaggCATGCCAAgcctaaaatataataaaaacagttATAAGTTTAAAGTCTTGTTTGTTTGtcaaaagtagtttttttttttaaagagaattttaggaaaagtgaattttttttctatgtttagtagtgtaatggaaaataagttgtaaaatatttttcaatgtttgattatgttatggaaaataagctagaaaataatttattaatattttatttttctcaagtttattaaaataatgaagaacaaatcttacaaattaaaaagttgattgaaaataaaattgaaaaaaatataatttcataaattatctcaaataatataaataataaaaaaaataatagagatcaaatctaaaaaataaaaaaaatgaaagatgaagaaattaaaataataataattcaacatttcataaattatttcaaataaaataagtaacaatcaaaagaataaggattaaatttgatcgataaattttttaataaaaaaatgataagaaaaaagtaaataacaattataaaaataaggaccaaagttaatataaaaattaaaatttaagagacaaaattgaaaaataaatattcaaaacaaagtatatatagcaatcaaaagtttgaggatcaaatttgatataatcagcaaataatacaacatttctaaatttttcacaacttctgaaaagtgttttccacccaaatttttcaaaaaaatattttattagaaaccaagtcaaatttttctttgactggaaaatattttccgttgactgacttttctaataataaacaaacacagaaaagtttgaaaagtgatttttcaaaactagtttttagaaaacaaacataacttaaatttaatcaagtttaaaatCAGTCAAAAAGCTCTACTAGCCCAATTATAAGGGTTTTATTGTTTGTAACAAGTGGGGATTTAAAAGACCTTCATATTAGGTAtagagaatgattttttttttaattaattttagattttaattatctttcatACTTAACTTTAAATTCTTTTGGCTATGCCAATTTTTACTAATTGATGTATTTTTCTATCATATTACTGATTTTAAATATCTAAGTTTTCCTTATCTACTTCTCTATAATATAGAATTATAACTTTAGTACCTAAACCTAATATATTGTACAATGTCTCTCAAAGTTAATTAATCAtgattcaataaataatatattaaaaacatgttttttcattactaaaaaataataagtttaattggtgtttgaaagtgtgttaactattatttttttaaagtattgttgattgaaaatattttaaaatattattttttaattttaaaaattatttttgatattatcacattattataatataaaaatataaaataataatttaaaataataaaataatttttttttaaaaaaagaactatttttaaaacataaaaatcatcgTATCTCCTCCACCATATGTTAGGAATAAGGTGTTAAGCAGTACACAGAGGTACATGTCCTGTCTCCACTCTCCACTACTTCAGCTGCTGCTTTCCATTCATTGTTTCTGCACATCATTACAAACACAATAATGCATTAAGTGCTATCACATCAatggtcttttttatttattaaattattgtcTTCGATTTAATCCTTATCTTTAGCTACTATAACACCGAAGTTTTGTCACTTCCCTACCACTTCCTTTCACTCTACAAGAAATCAagtggttgttttttcttgttagcATGTTTGTTTggaataaatgataaaataacatgatttgaaaaaaaaaagtataatttatacatgcatgattgaaaaatataagatttaaacTTGTTGGTATTTAGATACGTgacgttttaaaaaatatataaaatagttttatataaattaagatgaggagaaaaggaaaaataaaaaagaaattagataGCGACGGCATACACTAAAGTATGTGTatcatgattgaaaaatataaaatctaaatttgttGGTATTTAAAAACTTggcatttaaaagaaattataaaatgattttataaaaattaagatgaggagaaatagaaaataaaagagaaatagatataaaaggcacattaaagttttaattgtaACATCATTGGTACCGTCAAAATGATACCGATAAAATAAATCTAGCGATACCAAGAAAAGTCACCAACAGTGTTCCAGGTGTGCTCCACTTGCTGCTCAAAGTAGTATATGATtcacttgtttttgacaacaaATGTGACCATTTGCATTCATTGTTAGTGATCTTTTTTAAGTGTTATCAcatcaataactttttttattaaattattgtcTTCTATTTAATCCTTATTATCTTCGATTTAATCCTTATCTTTTAGCTACTATAACAACAAAGTTTTGTCACTTGCCTACCACTTCCTTACACTTTACAAGAAATCAagtggttgtttttt
This genomic stretch from Populus alba chromosome 19, ASM523922v2, whole genome shotgun sequence harbors:
- the LOC118050640 gene encoding phosphoenolpyruvate carboxylase kinase 2; protein product: MCETLKNNYQICEEIGRGRFGTISRCFSPIKNDFFACKSVDKNLLTDPTDRECLQNEAKIMSLLSPHPNIVEIFDVYDNEDSLDMVLELCEQNTLYDRLIKSNGGFSEAISASVMKQLLAAIAHCHRFSIVHRDIKPDNILFDEMDRVKLADFGSAVWVAEDGTVSGLVGTPYYVAPEVVMGRDYNEKVDVWSAGVVLYAMLAGFPPFYGETVEEIFEAVVRGNLRFPPKVFRNVSPEAKDLLRKMICRDVSRRFSAEQALRHPWILSGGETVSMV